In a single window of the Dysgonomonas mossii genome:
- the miaB gene encoding tRNA (N6-isopentenyl adenosine(37)-C2)-methylthiotransferase MiaB — MNNEKGLDFKSTISTEDKKLFIETYGCQMNVADSEVVASVMQMDGYIMTDKLEEADAVFVNTCSIRDNAEQRVIQRLDYFNALKRKKKPNMIIGVLGCMAERVKEELHDKHHVDVVVGPDAYLDLPNLVGAAENGNKAINVQLSKTETYKDVIPLRIGGNHISGFISIMRGCDKVCSYCIVPYTRGRERSRSPQSILNELENLRDKGFKEATLLGQNVNSYRFTNEDGSIVDFPALLEMTAKAAPKMRIRFTTSYPTDMTDETLEVIAKYDNLCKFIHLPVQSGSSKMLNVMKRKYDREWYLNRIEAIKRIIPGCGISTDIMCGFHSETEEDQQETLSLMREVCFDSAFMFKYSERPGTYASKKLEDDIPEDVKIKRLQEIIDLQNECSLESNKRDVGKVFEVLVEGFSKRSREQLFGRTSQNKVVIFDKGNHRIGDFVTVKVTGNTSATLFGEAI; from the coding sequence ATGAACAACGAGAAAGGACTGGACTTTAAATCCACGATTTCAACCGAAGACAAAAAACTGTTCATCGAAACCTACGGCTGTCAAATGAATGTAGCAGACAGCGAGGTTGTTGCATCCGTAATGCAAATGGATGGTTATATCATGACAGATAAGCTGGAAGAAGCTGATGCTGTTTTTGTAAATACATGCTCGATACGTGACAACGCCGAGCAAAGAGTTATTCAACGTCTCGACTACTTCAACGCCCTCAAGAGAAAGAAGAAGCCAAATATGATTATTGGTGTTCTGGGTTGTATGGCCGAACGAGTAAAAGAAGAGCTACACGACAAGCATCATGTAGATGTTGTAGTAGGCCCCGATGCCTACCTCGACCTGCCTAATCTGGTAGGAGCTGCCGAAAATGGCAACAAAGCAATCAATGTTCAACTATCCAAAACCGAAACGTATAAAGATGTGATCCCTCTACGTATTGGAGGAAACCACATTTCGGGCTTTATATCCATCATGCGAGGATGCGATAAGGTATGTTCGTATTGTATAGTGCCTTATACAAGAGGTCGTGAACGAAGCCGTTCGCCACAGAGTATCCTTAACGAATTGGAAAATCTGCGAGACAAAGGATTTAAGGAAGCTACATTATTGGGACAGAATGTCAACTCATACCGCTTTACAAACGAAGACGGCAGCATTGTAGATTTCCCCGCACTATTGGAAATGACAGCGAAAGCTGCACCCAAAATGCGTATCCGATTTACGACTTCTTATCCAACAGATATGACCGATGAAACACTGGAGGTAATCGCAAAATACGATAACCTGTGTAAGTTTATCCATCTACCTGTGCAATCGGGCAGTAGCAAGATGCTAAACGTGATGAAAAGAAAATATGATAGAGAGTGGTATCTGAACCGTATCGAAGCGATTAAACGCATCATACCGGGATGCGGCATATCTACTGATATCATGTGCGGTTTTCACTCCGAAACGGAAGAAGATCAGCAAGAGACACTATCGCTGATGCGTGAAGTATGTTTCGACTCGGCATTTATGTTCAAGTATTCGGAACGTCCGGGAACATACGCTTCAAAAAAATTAGAAGACGATATACCTGAAGATGTTAAAATAAAACGTTTACAGGAAATTATAGATTTGCAAAACGAATGCTCTCTTGAAAGCAACAAGCGAGATGTAGGCAAAGTATTTGAAGTACTTGTTGAAGGATTCTCTAAACGGTCGAGGGAACAGCTTTTTGGACGAACATCCCAAAACAAAGTTGTTATTTTTGACAAAGGAAACCATCGTATAGGAGACTTTGTGACCGTAAAAGTAACAGGGAATACTTCGGCTACACTATTTGGCGAAGCGATATAA
- a CDS encoding DUF4884 domain-containing protein yields the protein MKALLGLFGLILAFSFQSCYSGRPLIEAPSQNNKTYEVSYLFEHDGCKVYRFYDRGNCVYFTNCKGNITAISTDSTKNTVQTVIDADLTLK from the coding sequence ATGAAAGCATTACTCGGTCTATTTGGTTTGATACTTGCGTTTAGTTTTCAATCTTGTTATTCTGGTCGTCCGTTAATAGAAGCCCCTTCTCAGAATAATAAGACGTATGAGGTCTCATATCTGTTCGAACATGATGGTTGTAAAGTTTATCGTTTCTATGACAGAGGAAATTGTGTCTATTTTACAAACTGTAAAGGTAATATTACGGCTATAAGTACCGACTCAACAAAGAATACGGTTCAAACTGTTATTGATGCAGATTTGACTCTGAAGTAA
- a CDS encoding glycoside hydrolase family 10 protein, with protein sequence MYKNKALLFSILTITIILLSSCGSQKQRVKFSDISHPKREFRGAWLSTAWQSRYKTMNSSQMKAYFTNILDQMQADGINAVIFQARPYADAFYKSDLEPWSAFLTGIQGKAPDGGFDPLAFLVDECHKRNMELHAWLNPYRVSSGTSDVFSKNHIYHKYPERFVKYDNKIYFDPGIPANRQFICDVVKDIVMRYEVDAIHMDDYFYPYPVAGQSFPDDNSFNTYGRQQGFSQNQRADWRRNNVNLLIQDVRHTIQTTKPWVRFGISPFGIYRNKRSTPDGSGSNTSGLQNYDDLYADVKLWVKNGWIDYNMPQIYWEIGHTAADYKTLIEWWANNNLGQPLYIGQDIKRTMDATTQPSGDNQLAEKMLLSRSFTTVHGNCFWPAYELLDNYKGIASRLQSNYHKYPALIPAYTHMYKKQPKKVSNLKESFTATTHTLQWDAKSDKYDPETAQYYVVYRFAKGEKENLENAQNIVSITRQKSIVLPYEGGAKEYKYVVTAVDAFHNESKGKSKKLKL encoded by the coding sequence ATGTACAAGAACAAAGCCCTTCTTTTTTCTATACTAACAATTACTATAATTTTATTATCATCTTGCGGTTCTCAGAAACAACGTGTGAAATTCTCCGATATATCCCATCCCAAAAGGGAGTTTAGGGGCGCATGGTTGAGTACTGCTTGGCAATCGAGATATAAGACTATGAATTCATCTCAGATGAAGGCATACTTTACAAATATATTAGACCAAATGCAGGCGGATGGCATCAACGCTGTTATATTTCAGGCTCGTCCTTATGCCGATGCTTTTTACAAATCAGATCTTGAACCTTGGAGTGCTTTCCTTACAGGGATACAAGGGAAAGCTCCCGATGGAGGCTTCGATCCTTTGGCCTTTCTTGTAGATGAGTGTCATAAGCGAAATATGGAATTGCACGCTTGGTTGAATCCTTACCGGGTATCGTCGGGAACTAGCGATGTGTTTTCCAAAAATCATATTTATCATAAATATCCAGAACGTTTTGTGAAATATGACAATAAGATATATTTTGATCCGGGTATTCCTGCCAACCGACAATTTATTTGTGATGTAGTTAAGGATATAGTCATGCGCTATGAGGTAGATGCTATTCACATGGACGATTATTTCTACCCTTATCCTGTTGCAGGGCAATCTTTCCCTGATGATAACAGTTTCAACACATACGGTAGGCAGCAAGGCTTCTCTCAGAATCAGCGAGCAGACTGGCGTCGCAACAATGTCAATCTGTTGATACAAGATGTGAGGCATACCATACAGACTACAAAGCCATGGGTGAGATTTGGTATCAGCCCTTTTGGAATATATAGGAATAAGAGAAGTACACCTGATGGCTCGGGAAGTAATACGAGTGGATTACAAAACTATGACGACTTGTATGCTGACGTTAAGCTATGGGTGAAAAATGGGTGGATAGATTATAATATGCCTCAAATATATTGGGAGATAGGACATACTGCTGCAGACTATAAAACATTGATAGAATGGTGGGCGAATAATAATCTCGGACAACCTCTCTATATTGGTCAGGATATAAAGAGAACAATGGATGCTACAACTCAGCCTTCGGGAGACAATCAGTTGGCAGAGAAAATGCTTTTGTCTCGCAGTTTTACCACAGTGCATGGAAATTGTTTCTGGCCTGCTTATGAACTATTGGACAACTATAAGGGAATAGCTAGCCGTTTGCAATCTAATTATCACAAATATCCGGCTCTTATCCCTGCATATACGCATATGTACAAGAAGCAGCCCAAAAAGGTGAGTAACTTGAAAGAGTCGTTTACTGCAACTACTCATACATTGCAATGGGATGCAAAGTCTGATAAATATGATCCGGAGACAGCTCAATATTATGTTGTTTATCGTTTTGCAAAAGGAGAAAAGGAAAACCTGGAGAATGCTCAGAATATTGTTTCTATCACAAGGCAGAAAAGTATAGTACTCCCCTATGAAGGAGGAGCTAAAGAATATAAATATGTTGTAACGGCTGTAGATGCTTTCCATAACGAGTCGAAAGGAAAATCTAAGAAGTTGAAATTATAA
- a CDS encoding PNGase F N-terminal domain-containing protein — translation MKRNLFLFQLLLLAFVMNAQPKKDFKTVRITYQTSMNGKAYEGSNTIVEICGTDVQISRKYAEVQEGTPVQYTYLDYATNEETKTAKLANGNEFYTTRSFTLNDKLEFLPETETIAGYLCKKAKTVINSNTIEIWYTTQLGVKGSMQPGVGLPDGVVLKVVRNGQYEEKATKIDLLKEIVNVKPVLKGDKLTAPAYNYRIQQSQVIVADVFNNQSIYFRDIPKPEQLNDTEIMQFANGSIVLKKVKLPADNSSYSIFAELAQHSEGDAYDRTGSVFIVPTDKKQSFMDGLLKGREALPQYTDKHGKSYEGMVATEDYLPPLELMRFYTSFGVKGYNHIEVAEYNWPDSVVFKQEITDYAKYLKNEVWVGAWIGNYAKNGHNVSLKIKYYPNDKRAEKEVYPLFTTTNIMEMAGQAYPDGLFRNDSLTVNFKTDVDLKDAYIRYISTGHGGWGGGDEFNPKLNEIFMDGSRLIAYTPWREDCGSYRELNPASGNFANGLSSSDLSRSGWCPGTVSYPVFIHIGDVKAGEHQLKVAIPVGDPEGSALSYWCISGVLVGDKK, via the coding sequence ATGAAAAGGAACCTATTTTTATTCCAATTATTACTTCTCGCATTTGTAATGAATGCTCAACCTAAGAAAGATTTTAAAACAGTACGTATCACCTACCAGACAAGTATGAATGGTAAAGCCTACGAAGGATCAAATACCATCGTAGAGATATGCGGAACAGATGTGCAAATAAGTCGTAAATATGCCGAGGTGCAAGAGGGTACTCCGGTACAATACACCTATCTTGATTATGCAACAAATGAAGAAACGAAAACCGCAAAGTTGGCAAATGGGAATGAGTTTTATACAACCCGATCATTTACATTAAATGATAAACTGGAATTTTTGCCCGAAACAGAAACTATTGCGGGTTACCTCTGCAAAAAGGCGAAAACTGTTATTAATTCTAATACGATAGAAATATGGTATACAACTCAATTAGGAGTCAAAGGATCTATGCAACCTGGTGTTGGTTTGCCTGATGGAGTTGTGCTAAAGGTGGTAAGAAACGGACAGTATGAAGAAAAAGCAACAAAGATTGATTTGCTAAAAGAGATTGTGAATGTAAAACCTGTACTTAAAGGGGATAAACTAACAGCTCCTGCCTATAATTACCGTATACAGCAAAGCCAGGTTATTGTAGCCGACGTGTTTAATAATCAGAGTATATACTTTAGGGATATTCCTAAGCCGGAGCAGTTGAACGATACAGAAATAATGCAATTTGCCAATGGTTCTATTGTTCTGAAAAAAGTAAAACTTCCTGCCGATAATAGTAGCTATTCTATTTTTGCAGAGCTAGCCCAACACTCTGAAGGGGACGCTTATGACCGTACGGGTAGCGTCTTTATCGTTCCTACCGATAAGAAGCAATCATTTATGGATGGACTGCTAAAAGGAAGAGAGGCATTACCTCAGTATACTGATAAACATGGAAAATCGTATGAGGGAATGGTTGCTACAGAAGATTATTTGCCACCTCTCGAGTTGATGCGTTTTTATACTTCATTCGGAGTAAAAGGATATAACCATATTGAGGTAGCTGAATATAACTGGCCAGACTCTGTGGTGTTTAAACAAGAAATTACAGACTATGCCAAGTATCTGAAAAATGAAGTGTGGGTAGGTGCATGGATCGGAAACTATGCGAAAAACGGACACAATGTTTCTTTAAAGATTAAGTATTATCCGAATGATAAGCGGGCAGAGAAAGAAGTATATCCTCTGTTTACAACTACAAATATAATGGAGATGGCAGGACAAGCTTATCCTGACGGATTATTCCGCAACGATTCTCTGACTGTGAACTTCAAAACAGATGTAGACCTCAAAGATGCTTATATCCGCTATATATCTACAGGCCATGGCGGCTGGGGTGGAGGAGACGAATTTAATCCGAAGCTTAACGAGATATTTATGGATGGCTCTCGCCTGATCGCTTATACCCCTTGGCGCGAAGATTGCGGCAGCTATAGAGAGTTGAATCCGGCTTCGGGTAATTTCGCAAATGGCTTATCGTCATCCGACCTGAGTCGTTCGGGTTGGTGTCCGGGTACAGTGAGTTACCCTGTGTTTATACACATTGGGGATGTGAAGGCAGGTGAACACCAACTGAAGGTGGCTATACCTGTGGGAGATCCCGAAGGTAGTGCTCTGAGTTATTGGTGTATCTCTGGAGTATTAGTGGGCGATAAGAAATAA
- a CDS encoding DUF362 domain-containing protein, whose amino-acid sequence MERRKFFKSLVIGGLGATVSPILKAAPTLTSTDIKPETNIKDALSISRTESSMPGKYPGKVVRVNHSLAVTDGKPSVETVFEMLKESILKLTGESDLNKAWLQFVGKDDVIGLKVNPVAGKLLTTSHAVTQAVIKQLEDAGISRSNMVIWDRREMQLHETGYTEENYPGITITGTECEDASGSYYNSEGKLYSEERIDKDHYFYADVEGEYDAYTMPFMVNGGKYSYFTKICSQKVTKIINLPVLKNAGSSVTLCLKNLAFGSISNTARLHKDLWHETSAYVCAFPPLRDKVVLNIVDGLIGCFEGGPAANPQFICNYNTILVGTDPVAVDRIGHDIVIAKRIEEGIQSEDKPAALKFMHLAEELKLGVANRNKIDLTEVNLA is encoded by the coding sequence ATGGAAAGACGTAAATTCTTTAAGTCATTAGTTATTGGTGGTCTGGGTGCAACAGTTTCTCCTATCCTTAAAGCTGCTCCAACTCTCACCTCAACAGATATAAAGCCTGAGACAAATATAAAGGATGCGTTATCTATCTCTAGAACCGAATCTTCTATGCCGGGGAAATATCCGGGTAAAGTAGTCAGAGTCAATCATAGTTTGGCTGTTACTGATGGTAAACCTTCGGTGGAAACCGTTTTTGAGATGCTTAAAGAATCGATACTGAAACTTACAGGAGAAAGCGATCTCAACAAGGCTTGGCTACAATTTGTCGGCAAAGATGACGTAATAGGACTAAAGGTTAATCCTGTAGCCGGAAAACTATTGACGACTTCGCATGCCGTTACACAAGCCGTAATAAAACAATTGGAAGATGCAGGCATATCCCGTAGCAATATGGTAATATGGGACAGGCGCGAAATGCAACTGCATGAAACAGGCTATACAGAAGAAAATTATCCCGGCATAACCATCACCGGTACTGAGTGTGAAGATGCTTCGGGCAGCTACTATAATAGCGAAGGTAAACTATACAGCGAAGAGCGTATCGATAAAGATCATTATTTCTACGCTGATGTAGAAGGTGAGTATGACGCTTATACAATGCCTTTCATGGTAAATGGAGGAAAATATTCTTATTTTACGAAGATCTGTTCTCAAAAGGTAACAAAAATCATCAATCTGCCTGTATTGAAAAATGCAGGATCATCAGTTACACTTTGTCTGAAAAATCTTGCGTTCGGTTCTATTTCAAATACCGCAAGGCTCCACAAGGATTTGTGGCACGAAACTTCTGCGTATGTATGTGCCTTCCCGCCACTACGGGACAAAGTTGTTTTGAATATTGTGGACGGGTTGATAGGTTGTTTCGAAGGAGGACCTGCAGCGAATCCTCAATTTATATGCAATTATAATACTATTCTGGTGGGAACCGACCCTGTCGCCGTTGACCGTATAGGACATGACATTGTGATAGCAAAAAGGATAGAGGAAGGCATCCAATCGGAAGACAAACCGGCTGCTCTCAAATTCATGCATCTGGCAGAAGAACTAAAGCTCGGGGTGGCAAACAGAAATAAAATAGACCTAACAGAAGTAAATCTAGCTTAG
- a CDS encoding aminotransferase class IV, producing MKPSFSEVIKICNGRIFNLPAHIERMNFTLQSFFGSTIPFSLKDEDIPLEFREGLVKCRIVYSLENLEIEYSHYKFREINSLKIIHDNSIYYSFKYAERTAFEKLMAQKENCDDILVVKNGFVTDTSFTNVVFESDKGLFTPSTYLLPGTKRQTLLKERVIKEKVIRIEDIEDYRKLYLINAMMGIEDNISIPISSLKIDSL from the coding sequence ATGAAGCCATCATTCTCTGAAGTAATAAAAATTTGTAATGGTAGAATTTTCAATCTTCCTGCACATATAGAAAGAATGAACTTTACGTTACAATCTTTTTTCGGTTCTACTATTCCATTTAGTTTGAAGGATGAAGATATTCCTTTAGAATTCCGTGAAGGATTGGTAAAATGCCGTATTGTATACTCTCTTGAGAATCTGGAAATAGAATATTCTCATTATAAATTCAGAGAAATAAACAGTTTGAAAATCATTCATGATAACTCAATCTATTACTCTTTCAAGTATGCGGAAAGAACAGCATTTGAGAAATTGATGGCACAGAAAGAAAATTGTGATGATATACTCGTTGTCAAAAATGGATTTGTAACCGACACGTCATTCACGAATGTAGTATTCGAAAGTGATAAAGGCTTATTTACCCCTTCTACATACCTGCTACCGGGCACAAAAAGACAAACCCTTCTAAAAGAAAGAGTTATTAAAGAAAAGGTAATTCGGATCGAGGATATTGAAGACTATAGAAAACTGTACTTAATAAACGCAATGATGGGTATTGAAGATAATATCAGCATACCCATATCAAGTTTAAAGATAGATAGCCTGTAA
- a CDS encoding ABC transporter ATP-binding protein has protein sequence MYYLEAHDVVKQYGSHRALDGVSVQVPKGCIYGLLGPNGAGKSSLIRIINRITAPDEGQVFINGRVSVADDVFNIGYLPEERGLYKKMKVGEHIIFLAQLRGLSKEDAVQKTQYWLKKFDILSWQGKKVEELSKGMQQKIQFIATVIHEPDLYILDEPFSGFDPVNTELLKKELLDLKAKGKTIILSTHNMESVEELCDEISLINKSRVVLNGNVKEIRARYRKHIFKLQVVGETFDLESSHFSILSQSTDSNITELLIQRNDEASNSELIQEIAKRYEVVTFEEVLPSMNDIFIQIVSETKQ, from the coding sequence ATGTATTATCTCGAAGCCCACGATGTGGTGAAACAATATGGTAGTCATAGAGCTCTCGATGGCGTAAGCGTACAAGTGCCAAAAGGTTGCATCTATGGATTGCTGGGGCCTAATGGTGCAGGCAAATCTTCGCTAATCCGCATAATAAACAGAATAACTGCTCCCGATGAAGGACAAGTCTTTATAAATGGAAGGGTGTCGGTAGCCGATGATGTTTTTAATATCGGTTATTTGCCCGAAGAAAGAGGCTTGTACAAGAAAATGAAAGTTGGAGAGCATATTATTTTTCTGGCACAATTGAGAGGCCTCTCGAAAGAAGACGCAGTACAAAAAACTCAATATTGGCTAAAGAAGTTTGATATACTATCCTGGCAAGGAAAAAAAGTGGAGGAGCTGTCGAAAGGTATGCAGCAAAAGATACAATTTATTGCTACCGTCATACATGAACCCGATTTGTATATCCTTGATGAGCCTTTCAGCGGATTTGATCCTGTGAATACAGAATTGTTAAAGAAAGAGCTGTTAGATCTGAAAGCAAAAGGCAAAACAATAATTCTTTCGACTCATAATATGGAATCGGTAGAGGAATTGTGTGACGAAATATCTCTGATAAATAAATCTAGGGTTGTATTGAATGGAAATGTGAAAGAAATACGCGCAAGATACAGAAAGCATATTTTCAAACTTCAGGTCGTAGGGGAAACTTTTGATCTGGAATCTTCTCACTTTTCGATATTATCGCAATCAACGGACAGTAATATTACGGAGCTACTTATTCAGCGTAATGATGAGGCTTCCAACTCAGAGTTGATACAAGAGATAGCCAAACGCTATGAAGTGGTGACTTTTGAAGAAGTATTGCCTTCGATGAATGATATTTTTATACAAATCGTATCAGAGACAAAACAATGA
- a CDS encoding aminodeoxychorismate synthase component I: MTTTVINEIRHKMNIYGREGKPFFFAINFEQTEGLFIDNPLQQTDVLFQFCGKGNAPEQEVIKKVSSFNYIPIPYSEYKKKFDIVHKGLKEGYSYLTNLTIKTPVSFNLTLEDIFFQSNACYKVLYPNKFVCFSPERFVKIEGKTISTNPMKGTIDANIPDAEQIILNDYKETAEHNTIVDLLRNDLSIIADNVRVNRFRYIDRIRTNKNDILQVSSEITGTLREENYLNYGDIIFGMLPAGSISGAPKDATRKIIQDAEKEPRGYYTGVCGYYDGNELDSAVIIRYIENDDNQYYFRSGGGITAYSDCEEEYKEVLEKIYLPIV; this comes from the coding sequence ATGACAACGACAGTTATAAATGAGATAAGACATAAAATGAATATATATGGCAGAGAAGGGAAGCCATTCTTCTTTGCTATTAACTTTGAACAAACAGAAGGTTTATTTATCGATAATCCTTTGCAACAAACTGATGTTTTATTTCAGTTCTGCGGAAAAGGGAATGCTCCTGAACAAGAGGTTATAAAAAAAGTATCTTCATTCAATTACATCCCTATCCCCTATTCCGAGTACAAAAAGAAATTTGATATTGTACATAAAGGATTAAAAGAAGGATATTCTTATTTGACCAACCTGACAATAAAAACACCTGTTTCTTTTAATCTTACTCTTGAAGATATTTTCTTTCAGAGTAATGCTTGTTACAAAGTTTTATATCCAAATAAGTTTGTATGTTTTTCGCCCGAACGTTTCGTCAAAATAGAGGGAAAGACTATTTCAACCAATCCCATGAAAGGAACTATAGATGCAAACATCCCCGATGCCGAACAGATTATACTAAATGACTATAAAGAGACAGCAGAGCATAATACAATAGTAGACCTTCTGCGTAACGACCTCAGCATTATAGCTGATAATGTAAGGGTAAACAGATTCAGATATATCGATCGTATCAGAACAAATAAAAACGATATATTACAGGTCAGCTCAGAGATAACAGGCACGCTACGCGAAGAAAATTATCTTAATTATGGAGATATTATCTTTGGTATGCTTCCTGCCGGGTCTATTTCGGGTGCACCCAAAGATGCTACAAGAAAAATTATACAAGATGCAGAAAAAGAACCCCGAGGCTATTATACAGGAGTATGCGGATATTATGATGGAAACGAATTGGATTCGGCTGTTATAATACGTTATATAGAAAATGACGACAACCAATATTATTTTCGAAGCGGAGGAGGTATCACAGCCTATAGCGATTGTGAGGAGGAGTATAAAGAAGTTTTAGAAAAAATTTATCTACCAATAGTATGA
- a CDS encoding phage holin family protein — translation MLNNSEEEKSLGILIEEIKLDLLSYINRRIRLFKLDSFEKIGLSASGLGYGLIIIAIVAVILFFGLIGMAFFLGELFNSLAVGFGIMTLFSLFVLLLVVLFRKKIQQSILQNTIRFMRKIDTNDEE, via the coding sequence ATGTTGAATAACTCCGAAGAAGAAAAAAGCTTAGGAATCTTAATTGAAGAAATTAAATTAGATTTATTAAGCTATATCAACAGACGTATCCGTTTGTTTAAACTGGATAGTTTTGAGAAGATAGGTTTATCTGCCTCCGGTCTGGGATATGGCTTAATAATAATAGCTATTGTAGCTGTTATTTTATTCTTCGGGCTTATTGGTATGGCTTTTTTTCTTGGAGAATTATTCAACAGCTTGGCTGTAGGCTTTGGAATCATGACTCTGTTTTCATTGTTTGTTTTATTGCTTGTAGTTCTTTTTCGAAAAAAGATACAACAATCGATATTACAGAATACTATAAGATTTATGCGTAAAATAGATACAAATGATGAAGAGTAG
- a CDS encoding DUF6599 family protein yields MKYFFLTLLSLLPLFAVGQSLSDITIEKERTFVGTGLYGFMNGGSDLYLEYGFEKLTTRDIKYKDEKYTIDIYEMSSLENAFGIYSLHTFKCMRADTLRFFNCLSAYQYQAAIGNKYVSIVFQSGSNKAKRNADELLYLYVDTLNMKRIALPLEMTKEIPYSSSIKYLKGNLSISNAQPSLLKWIEGISFSDIWLASKSNTVLIYPTDNKNMAKLIERIPKENILKIEDQYVYLKCPKKEDSNDTGVFGF; encoded by the coding sequence ATGAAATACTTTTTCTTAACGCTTTTATCATTACTCCCACTTTTTGCAGTAGGGCAGTCGTTGTCGGATATCACGATTGAAAAGGAACGTACTTTTGTAGGGACAGGTCTCTATGGTTTTATGAATGGAGGTTCAGACTTATACCTCGAATATGGATTCGAAAAACTAACAACAAGAGATATAAAATACAAGGATGAGAAATATACAATAGATATTTATGAAATGTCGTCTCTCGAAAATGCTTTTGGTATATATTCCTTACATACATTCAAATGTATGAGAGCTGACACCCTCCGTTTTTTTAATTGCCTATCCGCATACCAATATCAGGCAGCAATCGGGAATAAATATGTTTCAATCGTTTTTCAGTCGGGCTCGAACAAAGCTAAAAGGAATGCCGATGAACTCTTGTATTTGTACGTAGATACGCTGAATATGAAAAGAATAGCTTTACCGTTAGAAATGACTAAAGAGATTCCTTATTCATCGTCTATAAAATACTTAAAAGGAAATCTGTCTATATCAAATGCCCAACCATCACTTCTGAAATGGATAGAAGGCATATCTTTCTCCGATATATGGCTCGCCTCGAAAAGCAATACTGTACTCATTTATCCAACTGATAATAAAAATATGGCGAAGCTAATAGAAAGAATCCCAAAAGAAAATATACTCAAAATAGAAGATCAGTACGTTTACTTAAAATGTCCGAAGAAAGAGGATAGTAATGACACGGGGGTATTCGGTTTTTAA